Proteins encoded together in one Triticum dicoccoides isolate Atlit2015 ecotype Zavitan chromosome 7B, WEW_v2.0, whole genome shotgun sequence window:
- the LOC119336239 gene encoding protein ENHANCED DOWNY MILDEW 2-like isoform X2, with amino-acid sequence MTIFDDDDDAEPQLKVVDNYYFEKAKNEFVCFSTLPLKFDENDKVSGKGIYLRRYPADGAPAVYKQVVAWTVALNREQPKISVLSSEGYWIELDLLKPRKIYWKFARSALTTVQMLHFVKRQPRKLMISLSVHLREVFSKFETEEMEDALGKHHHIIKRCAERDPALMRSKILQSFIKDTSGKYFEDILRSLSTKESFIVVAEPLASGGKGNCDTYSDGNIIGDDGDGTEPICAICDEGGELLSCKGRCKRAFHPTIEAGRKSKCVTLGYTAVQVKEMNKFICENCRYEQHQCFKCGELDSSHEPNAKVFQCCKLFCGHFYHPKCAAELLQSHSNGACELENKIAAGMPFPCPVHWCSRPDCKIMEEGTERAMWLAGCRRCPRSYHLDCLPREICFKYGNGRIRAWFLSERNLSKRLIIYCTDHEIDPAMGTPCRDHIKFPALLENKGHGSTESTKFQHSEDYICSPCPLQRKANATKVEEIRERLEKKRRLQHNKEMGSRLSIEGNKNIKRDSTYVLLGSSHKASRGNHCVEF; translated from the exons ATGACAATttttgacgacgatgatgatgcggagcCACAACTGAAGGTCGTTGACAACTACTATTTTGAGAAAGCCAAGAACGAGTTTGTTTGTTTCAGCACCTTGCCCCTTAAGTTTGATGAGAATGATAAAGTCTCCGGGAAGGGTATCTACTTGCGTCGATATCCCGCAGATGGCGCCCCTGCAGTATACAAGCAGGTTGTAGCTTGGACAGTAGCACTTAACCGTGAGCAGCCAAAGATCTCAGTGCTTTCAAGTGAGGGCTATTGGATAGAATTGGATCTATTGAAACCACGGAAAATCTATTGGAAGTTTGCTCGATCAGCATTAACGACAGTTCAAATGCTCCACTTTGTCAAAAGGCAACCCAGAAAACTGATGATAAGTCTTTCTGTTCACCTCCGTGAAGTATTCAG TAAATTTGAAAcggaagagatggaggatgctttaGGGAAACACCATCACATAATCAAGCGATGTGCAGAGAGGGATCCTGCTTTAATGAGGTCAAAG ATTCTGCAAAGCTTTATCAAGGACACTTCTGGGAAATACTTTGAG GACATATTAAGGAGTCTGAGCACCAAGGAGTCATTCATTGTTGTTGCTGAGCCTCTTGCAAGTGGGGGTAAAGGCAATTGCGATACATATAGTGATGGTAACATaatcggtgatgatggtgatggtaCTGAGCCAATATGTGCAATATGTGACGAAGGAGGAGAATTACTTAG CTGTAAAGGTCGATGCAAGAGAGCCTTCCATCCTACAATAGAAGCTGGCAGAAAGTCTAAATGTGTAACACTTGGTTACACTGCTGTCCAAGTAAAG GAAATGAATAAGTTCATATGCGAAAACTGTAGATATGAACAACACCAATGTTTCAAATGCGGAGAACTCGACTCGTCTCATGAGCCTAATGCCAAG GTCTTTCAATGTTGTAAACTGTTTTGTGGCCACTTCTACCACCCCAAGTGTGCTGCAGAATTACTTCAGTCTCACAGTAATGGAGCCTGTGAGTTGGAGAACAAGATTGCAGCTGGGATGCCATTTCCGTGTCCTGTACATTGGTGCTCCAGACCTGATTGTAAAATAATGGAGGAAGGGACTGAAAGAGCAATGTGGCTTGCTGGCTGCAGACGTTGTCCAAGGTCATATCACTTAGATTGTTTGCCAAG GGAGATATGCTTTAAGTATGGTAACGGACGTATACGTGCTTGGTTTCTATCGGAAAGAAACCTATCTAAAAGACTCATCATTTACTGCAC AGACCATGAGATAGACCCAGCTATGGGAACACCTTGCAGGGATCATATAAAGTTCCCTGCTCTTCTAGAAAACAAAGGTCACGGTTCAACAGAATCCACAAAGTTTCAGCACTCTGAG GATTATATATGTTCACCTTGTCCTTTACAAAGGAAGGCAAACGCTACAAAAGTAGAGGAAATTAGAGAAAGGCTTGAGAAGAAGAGAAGGCTGCAGCACAACAAAGAGATGGGTTCGAGATTGTCTATAGAAGGAAATAAAAACATCAAGAGAGATTCAACATATGTTTTGTTGGGATCATCTCACAAGGCATCTAG AGGAAACCATTGTGTAGAATTTTGA
- the LOC119336239 gene encoding protein ENHANCED DOWNY MILDEW 2-like isoform X4 has translation MTIFDDDDDAEPQLKVVDNYYFEKAKNEFVCFSTLPLKFDENDKVSGKGIYLRRYPADGAPAVYKQVVAWTVALNREQPKISVLSSEGYWIELDLLKPRKIYWKFARSALTTVQMLHFVKRQPRKLMISLSVHLREVFSKFETEEMEDALGKHHHIIKRCAERDPALMRSKILQSFIKDTSGKYFEDILRSLSTKESFIVVAEPLASGGKGNCDTYSDGNIIGDDGDGTEPICAICDEGGELLSCKGRCKRAFHPTIEAGRKSKCVTLGYTAVQVKEMNKFICENCRYEQHQCFKCGELDSSHEPNAKVFQCCKLFCGHFYHPKCAAELLQSHSNGACELENKIAAGMPFPCPVHWCSRPDCKIMEEGTERAMWLAGCRRCPRSYHLDCLPREICFKYGNGRIRAWFLSERNLSKRLIIYCTDHEIDPAMGTPCRDHIKFPALLENKGHGSTESTKFQHSERKPLCRILMMVPRTLKILPNQMILMLMDLLPIMVPKP, from the exons ATGACAATttttgacgacgatgatgatgcggagcCACAACTGAAGGTCGTTGACAACTACTATTTTGAGAAAGCCAAGAACGAGTTTGTTTGTTTCAGCACCTTGCCCCTTAAGTTTGATGAGAATGATAAAGTCTCCGGGAAGGGTATCTACTTGCGTCGATATCCCGCAGATGGCGCCCCTGCAGTATACAAGCAGGTTGTAGCTTGGACAGTAGCACTTAACCGTGAGCAGCCAAAGATCTCAGTGCTTTCAAGTGAGGGCTATTGGATAGAATTGGATCTATTGAAACCACGGAAAATCTATTGGAAGTTTGCTCGATCAGCATTAACGACAGTTCAAATGCTCCACTTTGTCAAAAGGCAACCCAGAAAACTGATGATAAGTCTTTCTGTTCACCTCCGTGAAGTATTCAG TAAATTTGAAAcggaagagatggaggatgctttaGGGAAACACCATCACATAATCAAGCGATGTGCAGAGAGGGATCCTGCTTTAATGAGGTCAAAG ATTCTGCAAAGCTTTATCAAGGACACTTCTGGGAAATACTTTGAG GACATATTAAGGAGTCTGAGCACCAAGGAGTCATTCATTGTTGTTGCTGAGCCTCTTGCAAGTGGGGGTAAAGGCAATTGCGATACATATAGTGATGGTAACATaatcggtgatgatggtgatggtaCTGAGCCAATATGTGCAATATGTGACGAAGGAGGAGAATTACTTAG CTGTAAAGGTCGATGCAAGAGAGCCTTCCATCCTACAATAGAAGCTGGCAGAAAGTCTAAATGTGTAACACTTGGTTACACTGCTGTCCAAGTAAAG GAAATGAATAAGTTCATATGCGAAAACTGTAGATATGAACAACACCAATGTTTCAAATGCGGAGAACTCGACTCGTCTCATGAGCCTAATGCCAAG GTCTTTCAATGTTGTAAACTGTTTTGTGGCCACTTCTACCACCCCAAGTGTGCTGCAGAATTACTTCAGTCTCACAGTAATGGAGCCTGTGAGTTGGAGAACAAGATTGCAGCTGGGATGCCATTTCCGTGTCCTGTACATTGGTGCTCCAGACCTGATTGTAAAATAATGGAGGAAGGGACTGAAAGAGCAATGTGGCTTGCTGGCTGCAGACGTTGTCCAAGGTCATATCACTTAGATTGTTTGCCAAG GGAGATATGCTTTAAGTATGGTAACGGACGTATACGTGCTTGGTTTCTATCGGAAAGAAACCTATCTAAAAGACTCATCATTTACTGCAC AGACCATGAGATAGACCCAGCTATGGGAACACCTTGCAGGGATCATATAAAGTTCCCTGCTCTTCTAGAAAACAAAGGTCACGGTTCAACAGAATCCACAAAGTTTCAGCACTCTGAG AGGAAACCATTGTGTAGAATTTTGATGATGGTCCCGAGGACTTTGAAGATTCTGCCAAACCAG ATGATTTTGATGCTTATGGATCTGCTGCCAATCATGGTGCCCAAGCCATAG
- the LOC119336239 gene encoding protein ENHANCED DOWNY MILDEW 2-like isoform X3: protein MTIFDDDDDAEPQLKVVDNYYFEKAKNEFVCFSTLPLKFDENDKVSGKGIYLRRYPADGAPAVYKQVVAWTVALNREQPKISVLSSEGYWIELDLLKPRKIYWKFARSALTTVQMLHFVKRQPRKLMISLSVHLREVFSKFETEEMEDALGKHHHIIKRCAERDPALMRSKILQSFIKDTSGKYFEDILRSLSTKESFIVVAEPLASGGKGNCDTYSDGNIIGDDGDGTEPICAICDEGGELLSCKGRCKRAFHPTIEAGRKSKCVTLGYTAVQVKEMNKFICENCRYEQHQCFKCGELDSSHEPNAKVFQCCKLFCGHFYHPKCAAELLQSHSNGACELENKIAAGMPFPCPVHWCSRPDCKIMEEGTERAMWLAGCRRCPRSYHLDCLPREICFKYGNGRIRAWFLSERNLSKRLIIYCTDHEIDPAMGTPCRDHIKFPALLENKGHGSTESTKFQHSERKPLCRILMMVPRTLKILPNQTWRRDQYQKEFTTSMQAKMILMLMDLLPIMVPKP from the exons ATGACAATttttgacgacgatgatgatgcggagcCACAACTGAAGGTCGTTGACAACTACTATTTTGAGAAAGCCAAGAACGAGTTTGTTTGTTTCAGCACCTTGCCCCTTAAGTTTGATGAGAATGATAAAGTCTCCGGGAAGGGTATCTACTTGCGTCGATATCCCGCAGATGGCGCCCCTGCAGTATACAAGCAGGTTGTAGCTTGGACAGTAGCACTTAACCGTGAGCAGCCAAAGATCTCAGTGCTTTCAAGTGAGGGCTATTGGATAGAATTGGATCTATTGAAACCACGGAAAATCTATTGGAAGTTTGCTCGATCAGCATTAACGACAGTTCAAATGCTCCACTTTGTCAAAAGGCAACCCAGAAAACTGATGATAAGTCTTTCTGTTCACCTCCGTGAAGTATTCAG TAAATTTGAAAcggaagagatggaggatgctttaGGGAAACACCATCACATAATCAAGCGATGTGCAGAGAGGGATCCTGCTTTAATGAGGTCAAAG ATTCTGCAAAGCTTTATCAAGGACACTTCTGGGAAATACTTTGAG GACATATTAAGGAGTCTGAGCACCAAGGAGTCATTCATTGTTGTTGCTGAGCCTCTTGCAAGTGGGGGTAAAGGCAATTGCGATACATATAGTGATGGTAACATaatcggtgatgatggtgatggtaCTGAGCCAATATGTGCAATATGTGACGAAGGAGGAGAATTACTTAG CTGTAAAGGTCGATGCAAGAGAGCCTTCCATCCTACAATAGAAGCTGGCAGAAAGTCTAAATGTGTAACACTTGGTTACACTGCTGTCCAAGTAAAG GAAATGAATAAGTTCATATGCGAAAACTGTAGATATGAACAACACCAATGTTTCAAATGCGGAGAACTCGACTCGTCTCATGAGCCTAATGCCAAG GTCTTTCAATGTTGTAAACTGTTTTGTGGCCACTTCTACCACCCCAAGTGTGCTGCAGAATTACTTCAGTCTCACAGTAATGGAGCCTGTGAGTTGGAGAACAAGATTGCAGCTGGGATGCCATTTCCGTGTCCTGTACATTGGTGCTCCAGACCTGATTGTAAAATAATGGAGGAAGGGACTGAAAGAGCAATGTGGCTTGCTGGCTGCAGACGTTGTCCAAGGTCATATCACTTAGATTGTTTGCCAAG GGAGATATGCTTTAAGTATGGTAACGGACGTATACGTGCTTGGTTTCTATCGGAAAGAAACCTATCTAAAAGACTCATCATTTACTGCAC AGACCATGAGATAGACCCAGCTATGGGAACACCTTGCAGGGATCATATAAAGTTCCCTGCTCTTCTAGAAAACAAAGGTCACGGTTCAACAGAATCCACAAAGTTTCAGCACTCTGAG AGGAAACCATTGTGTAGAATTTTGATGATGGTCCCGAGGACTTTGAAGATTCTGCCAAACCAG ACATGGAGGAGAGACCAATACCAGAAGGAGTTTACAACGTCCATGCAAGCTAAG ATGATTTTGATGCTTATGGATCTGCTGCCAATCATGGTGCCCAAGCCATAG
- the LOC119336239 gene encoding protein ENHANCED DOWNY MILDEW 2-like isoform X1, producing MTIFDDDDDAEPQLKVVDNYYFEKAKNEFVCFSTLPLKFDENDKVSGKGIYLRRYPADGAPAVYKQVVAWTVALNREQPKISVLSSEGYWIELDLLKPRKIYWKFARSALTTVQMLHFVKRQPRKLMISLSVHLREVFSKFETEEMEDALGKHHHIIKRCAERDPALMRSKILQSFIKDTSGKYFEDILRSLSTKESFIVVAEPLASGGKGNCDTYSDGNIIGDDGDGTEPICAICDEGGELLSCKGRCKRAFHPTIEAGRKSKCVTLGYTAVQVKEMNKFICENCRYEQHQCFKCGELDSSHEPNAKVFQCCKLFCGHFYHPKCAAELLQSHSNGACELENKIAAGMPFPCPVHWCSRPDCKIMEEGTERAMWLAGCRRCPRSYHLDCLPREICFKYGNGRIRAWFLSERNLSKRLIIYCTDHEIDPAMGTPCRDHIKFPALLENKGHGSTESTKFQHSERKPLCRILMMVPRTLKILPNQTWRRDQYQKEFTTSMQAKVPLLTTYRVKTCWLGFEDIFEVFDSDLLDISSSSYVYV from the exons ATGACAATttttgacgacgatgatgatgcggagcCACAACTGAAGGTCGTTGACAACTACTATTTTGAGAAAGCCAAGAACGAGTTTGTTTGTTTCAGCACCTTGCCCCTTAAGTTTGATGAGAATGATAAAGTCTCCGGGAAGGGTATCTACTTGCGTCGATATCCCGCAGATGGCGCCCCTGCAGTATACAAGCAGGTTGTAGCTTGGACAGTAGCACTTAACCGTGAGCAGCCAAAGATCTCAGTGCTTTCAAGTGAGGGCTATTGGATAGAATTGGATCTATTGAAACCACGGAAAATCTATTGGAAGTTTGCTCGATCAGCATTAACGACAGTTCAAATGCTCCACTTTGTCAAAAGGCAACCCAGAAAACTGATGATAAGTCTTTCTGTTCACCTCCGTGAAGTATTCAG TAAATTTGAAAcggaagagatggaggatgctttaGGGAAACACCATCACATAATCAAGCGATGTGCAGAGAGGGATCCTGCTTTAATGAGGTCAAAG ATTCTGCAAAGCTTTATCAAGGACACTTCTGGGAAATACTTTGAG GACATATTAAGGAGTCTGAGCACCAAGGAGTCATTCATTGTTGTTGCTGAGCCTCTTGCAAGTGGGGGTAAAGGCAATTGCGATACATATAGTGATGGTAACATaatcggtgatgatggtgatggtaCTGAGCCAATATGTGCAATATGTGACGAAGGAGGAGAATTACTTAG CTGTAAAGGTCGATGCAAGAGAGCCTTCCATCCTACAATAGAAGCTGGCAGAAAGTCTAAATGTGTAACACTTGGTTACACTGCTGTCCAAGTAAAG GAAATGAATAAGTTCATATGCGAAAACTGTAGATATGAACAACACCAATGTTTCAAATGCGGAGAACTCGACTCGTCTCATGAGCCTAATGCCAAG GTCTTTCAATGTTGTAAACTGTTTTGTGGCCACTTCTACCACCCCAAGTGTGCTGCAGAATTACTTCAGTCTCACAGTAATGGAGCCTGTGAGTTGGAGAACAAGATTGCAGCTGGGATGCCATTTCCGTGTCCTGTACATTGGTGCTCCAGACCTGATTGTAAAATAATGGAGGAAGGGACTGAAAGAGCAATGTGGCTTGCTGGCTGCAGACGTTGTCCAAGGTCATATCACTTAGATTGTTTGCCAAG GGAGATATGCTTTAAGTATGGTAACGGACGTATACGTGCTTGGTTTCTATCGGAAAGAAACCTATCTAAAAGACTCATCATTTACTGCAC AGACCATGAGATAGACCCAGCTATGGGAACACCTTGCAGGGATCATATAAAGTTCCCTGCTCTTCTAGAAAACAAAGGTCACGGTTCAACAGAATCCACAAAGTTTCAGCACTCTGAG AGGAAACCATTGTGTAGAATTTTGATGATGGTCCCGAGGACTTTGAAGATTCTGCCAAACCAG ACATGGAGGAGAGACCAATACCAGAAGGAGTTTACAACGTCCATGCAAGCTAAGGTGCCCTTGTTAACTACCTATAGGGTTAAGACATGTTGGTTAGGGTTCGAAGACATCTTTGAAGTTTTTGATTCAGACTTGCTTGATATTTCGTCCTCGAGCTATGTTTATGTTTAA
- the LOC119336239 gene encoding protein ENHANCED DOWNY MILDEW 2-like isoform X5 yields the protein MTIFDDDDDAEPQLKVVDNYYFEKAKNEFVCFSTLPLKFDENDKVSGKGIYLRRYPADGAPAVYKQVVAWTVALNREQPKISVLSSEGYWIELDLLKPRKIYWKFARSALTTVQMLHFVKRQPRKLMISLSVHLREVFSKFETEEMEDALGKHHHIIKRCAERDPALMRSKILQSFIKDTSGKYFEDILRSLSTKESFIVVAEPLASGGKGNCDTYSDGNIIGDDGDGTEPICAICDEGGELLSCKGRCKRAFHPTIEAGRKSKCVTLGYTAVQVKEMNKFICENCRYEQHQCFKCGELDSSHEPNAKVFQCCKLFCGHFYHPKCAAELLQSHSNGACELENKIAAGMPFPCPVHWCSRPDCKIMEEGTERAMWLAGCRRCPRSYHLDCLPREICFKYGNGRIRAWFLSERNLSKRLIIYCTDHEIDPAMGTPCRDHIKFPALLENKGHGSTESTKFQHSEMILMLMDLLPIMVPKP from the exons ATGACAATttttgacgacgatgatgatgcggagcCACAACTGAAGGTCGTTGACAACTACTATTTTGAGAAAGCCAAGAACGAGTTTGTTTGTTTCAGCACCTTGCCCCTTAAGTTTGATGAGAATGATAAAGTCTCCGGGAAGGGTATCTACTTGCGTCGATATCCCGCAGATGGCGCCCCTGCAGTATACAAGCAGGTTGTAGCTTGGACAGTAGCACTTAACCGTGAGCAGCCAAAGATCTCAGTGCTTTCAAGTGAGGGCTATTGGATAGAATTGGATCTATTGAAACCACGGAAAATCTATTGGAAGTTTGCTCGATCAGCATTAACGACAGTTCAAATGCTCCACTTTGTCAAAAGGCAACCCAGAAAACTGATGATAAGTCTTTCTGTTCACCTCCGTGAAGTATTCAG TAAATTTGAAAcggaagagatggaggatgctttaGGGAAACACCATCACATAATCAAGCGATGTGCAGAGAGGGATCCTGCTTTAATGAGGTCAAAG ATTCTGCAAAGCTTTATCAAGGACACTTCTGGGAAATACTTTGAG GACATATTAAGGAGTCTGAGCACCAAGGAGTCATTCATTGTTGTTGCTGAGCCTCTTGCAAGTGGGGGTAAAGGCAATTGCGATACATATAGTGATGGTAACATaatcggtgatgatggtgatggtaCTGAGCCAATATGTGCAATATGTGACGAAGGAGGAGAATTACTTAG CTGTAAAGGTCGATGCAAGAGAGCCTTCCATCCTACAATAGAAGCTGGCAGAAAGTCTAAATGTGTAACACTTGGTTACACTGCTGTCCAAGTAAAG GAAATGAATAAGTTCATATGCGAAAACTGTAGATATGAACAACACCAATGTTTCAAATGCGGAGAACTCGACTCGTCTCATGAGCCTAATGCCAAG GTCTTTCAATGTTGTAAACTGTTTTGTGGCCACTTCTACCACCCCAAGTGTGCTGCAGAATTACTTCAGTCTCACAGTAATGGAGCCTGTGAGTTGGAGAACAAGATTGCAGCTGGGATGCCATTTCCGTGTCCTGTACATTGGTGCTCCAGACCTGATTGTAAAATAATGGAGGAAGGGACTGAAAGAGCAATGTGGCTTGCTGGCTGCAGACGTTGTCCAAGGTCATATCACTTAGATTGTTTGCCAAG GGAGATATGCTTTAAGTATGGTAACGGACGTATACGTGCTTGGTTTCTATCGGAAAGAAACCTATCTAAAAGACTCATCATTTACTGCAC AGACCATGAGATAGACCCAGCTATGGGAACACCTTGCAGGGATCATATAAAGTTCCCTGCTCTTCTAGAAAACAAAGGTCACGGTTCAACAGAATCCACAAAGTTTCAGCACTCTGAG ATGATTTTGATGCTTATGGATCTGCTGCCAATCATGGTGCCCAAGCCATAG